The Mycobacterium seoulense genomic interval GTTCACGAAATGTTCGTAAACACCCTCAGCATGAGCTCGGGGTCGTATGCCGTGACTGAGGCGGCCAACGCGGCCGCGACGGGTTAAAGGAGTCAATGATGTTGGATTTCGGGGCGTTACCGCCGGAGGTCAATTCGGCGCGGATGTATGCCGGTCCGGGGTCGGGGTCGTTGATGACCGCGGCGTCGGCGTGGAATGCGCTGGCCGCGGAGCTGAACTCGGCGGCGCTGAGCTATGACAAGCTGATCACCACGCTCAACAGCGAGGAGTGGATGGGGCCGGCGTCGGCCGCGATGGCCGCCGCGGCCCAGCCGTATGTGACGTGGATGACGGCGACTGCCGCTCAGGCCGAAGAGGCGGCCACCCAGGCTCAGGCGGCGGCGGCCGCCTACGAGACGGCGCTGGCGGCGACGGTGCCGCCGCCGCTGGTGGCGGCCAACCGCGCCGAGACCGCCCAGCTGATGGCCACCAACGTCCTGGGGCAGAACACGCCGATGATCGCGCAGCTGGAGACCCAGTACGGCGAGATGTGGGCGCAGGACGCCAGCGCGATGTACAGCTATGCGGGTCAGTCGGCGACGGCGACGAAGGTGACGCAGTTCAGCGCCGCCCCCAAGATCTCCAACGACACCGCCCCGGCCACCCAGAGCGCCGCAGTCACGAGCGCGACGACAAACTCGACCGCGACCAACACGTCGAAAGTCTTGCAGTCGTTGGCTCAGCCGGCCGCGAGCAACACCAGCAACGTGACCACGGCCGCATCGCAGGCGACCCAGGATCCGTTCAGCTACATCTGGTACCTGCTGACGGGCCAGTCCACCATCCCGACGAACCTGGGTGCCGCCCTGAACGGCTACAGCCCGTGGGCCAGCTTCTTCTATAACACCGAGGGTCTGCCGTACTTCAGTGTCGGTATGGGCAACTTCGGTGTGCAGATGGCCAAGACCCTGGGAGTGATCGGCGGTGCGGCCCCGGCGGCGGCCAAGGCCCTGCCCGGCCTGGGCGGGCTGGGTGGCCTGCTCGGCGGTGGTGCCGGAGCGGTGCACCCGGCGGCGGCCATCGGCGGGGCCGCCTCCATCGGCGGCAAGCTGTCGGTGCCGGTGGCCTGGACCGGCGGCCCGGCGATCCCGGCGATGACCCACTCGGCGATTCCGGTCAGCGCCATCAGCGCAGCGCCCGAGGCCGGGGGACCGGGCAACCTGCTCGGTGGCATGCCCCTGGCCGGCGTCGGCAGCGGCACCCACGCCGGTGCCGGACCCCGATACGGGTTCCGCCCCACCGTCATGGCCCGACCCCCCTTCGCCGGATAACCGTACGCAGCACGCGAAAGACGCTTTAGCGCGCGAAAAGTGCCGCGCTAAAGCGTCTTTCGGCGTGGGCTACCGGACGGGACTCGCCGGCGCGGATCTGCCGTCGCGAGCTGAGCGCCGTCTTGCCGCGGCGACTTTTCTGCGCCCGGATTTTTTTCCGGCCCCACCCGGCCGTTCCGCACGTGCGGGCCCGGGCAGCCGAGCAGGAGCATCCGCCCAGTCGCGGTGTTCCCGCAGCTAGCGGCGTCGATCGTCGACGCGACGGACACCCGGTCCCGATGTGCGCGCCGGTGCGCGAACGCCGGCCGGCGAGCTGATAACCCGCCCGGGCGGTCTCGTCGAGGCGGCACCCGGACGTCGCGTCAACTTAGCCTTCGCAACAAGCAAGCGAACGCTTGAGGTCGTTCGACCAAGACCAGTTGCGAGGAATTGCACATGCCGTTCGAACCGGGCGTCTCGTAGCAGATGGATTTCGGGGCGTTACCGCCGGAGATCAACTCCGGCCGCATGTATGCGGGCCCGGG includes:
- a CDS encoding PPE family protein — protein: MMLDFGALPPEVNSARMYAGPGSGSLMTAASAWNALAAELNSAALSYDKLITTLNSEEWMGPASAAMAAAAQPYVTWMTATAAQAEEAATQAQAAAAAYETALAATVPPPLVAANRAETAQLMATNVLGQNTPMIAQLETQYGEMWAQDASAMYSYAGQSATATKVTQFSAAPKISNDTAPATQSAAVTSATTNSTATNTSKVLQSLAQPAASNTSNVTTAASQATQDPFSYIWYLLTGQSTIPTNLGAALNGYSPWASFFYNTEGLPYFSVGMGNFGVQMAKTLGVIGGAAPAAAKALPGLGGLGGLLGGGAGAVHPAAAIGGAASIGGKLSVPVAWTGGPAIPAMTHSAIPVSAISAAPEAGGPGNLLGGMPLAGVGSGTHAGAGPRYGFRPTVMARPPFAG